A window of the Jeotgalibacillus aurantiacus genome harbors these coding sequences:
- a CDS encoding MBOAT family O-acyltransferase, with translation MAFISIEFLIFIALVVVTYYTLPHRFRWMLLLVASYVFYATLSIQFIPLLLISAAFTYVTGIWIEKQETKQQKKRVMLGGIIVLLLALGFFKYLNFVNDTLREVAAVIGLNYAVPYQDIVLPLAISFYTFQAISYLADIYFGKQKAERHYGYFSIFFSFFPQLVAGPIERARKLLPQFKTEQRFDVANITYGMKRIAWGFFKKTLIADRLAPIVASVYDSPDPTGSQLVVATILFSIQLYADFSAVADIAIGCARMFGIKLTENFKQPHFATSIADFWNRWHITLSMWLRDYIFIPLCKGKKKRGEIYVAIIITFLVSGIWHGAAWTFVIWGFLHGFYRVFSDYTKHPREKMASIVRIDQHPALHKWWKIAVTFLLVCFSRVFFRSETVESAFQNGLLFVSPASWNPFSLFQALELFSLLDLVIFTVFFVVVQLFHYIERKHVCTWKWLSARPFPARFAAYTFIVLSIIVFGMTGGGFIYGGF, from the coding sequence ATGGCTTTTATTTCAATAGAATTTCTCATTTTTATCGCACTGGTTGTTGTGACGTATTACACGTTGCCTCATCGTTTCCGGTGGATGCTGTTACTCGTTGCGAGCTACGTCTTTTACGCGACGCTCAGCATCCAGTTCATCCCGCTGCTTCTCATCAGCGCGGCGTTTACTTACGTGACCGGGATTTGGATCGAAAAGCAGGAAACGAAACAACAGAAAAAGCGCGTAATGCTCGGCGGGATTATTGTCCTTCTTTTGGCGCTCGGCTTTTTTAAATACTTAAATTTTGTGAACGACACGCTGCGTGAAGTGGCCGCTGTGATCGGCTTGAATTACGCGGTTCCGTATCAGGACATTGTGCTGCCGCTTGCCATTTCATTTTATACATTTCAGGCGATCAGTTACCTCGCGGACATTTACTTCGGAAAGCAGAAAGCCGAGCGTCACTACGGCTACTTTTCCATCTTTTTCAGTTTCTTCCCGCAACTTGTCGCAGGACCGATTGAACGCGCCAGGAAGTTGTTGCCGCAGTTTAAGACGGAGCAACGATTTGACGTAGCCAACATCACCTACGGCATGAAGCGAATTGCCTGGGGTTTTTTTAAGAAGACGTTGATTGCGGACCGGCTGGCACCGATCGTGGCGAGTGTCTACGATTCACCGGACCCGACAGGTTCTCAACTCGTTGTCGCGACGATTCTGTTCTCCATTCAGTTGTACGCCGACTTCTCAGCGGTCGCAGACATCGCAATTGGCTGTGCACGTATGTTCGGCATCAAGCTTACGGAAAACTTCAAACAGCCGCATTTCGCGACATCGATTGCTGATTTCTGGAATCGCTGGCACATCACGTTGTCTATGTGGCTTCGCGACTACATCTTTATCCCGCTGTGTAAAGGGAAGAAGAAGCGCGGGGAGATTTATGTGGCGATTATCATCACGTTTCTCGTGAGTGGCATCTGGCACGGGGCGGCGTGGACGTTCGTCATATGGGGATTCCTGCACGGCTTCTACCGTGTGTTCAGTGACTACACGAAGCATCCGCGTGAGAAGATGGCGTCCATTGTCCGGATTGACCAGCACCCTGCGCTGCACAAATGGTGGAAGATTGCAGTGACGTTCCTGCTCGTGTGTTTTTCACGTGTGTTTTTCCGTTCGGAAACGGTGGAGAGTGCGTTTCAAAATGGGCTTCTCTTTGTGAGTCCTGCTTCCTGGAATCCGTTCAGTTTGTTTCAAGCGCTCGAGCTGTTTTCGCTCCTTGACCTCGTGATCTTCACGGTATTTTTTGTGGTCGTCCAACTGTTCCACTACATCGAACGAAAGCATGTCTGTACATGGAAGTGGTTATCTGCACGACCGTTTCCAGCACGCTTTGCTGCCTACACATTCATCGTACTGTCGATCATCGTCTTCGGCATGACAGGAGGTGGATTCATCTATGGAGGGTTCTAA
- a CDS encoding AMP-binding protein has product MTLAMTDFKTLEAFSDRIALHAERDYSYSDMIGIADTIADAVGKRTLVFILCANNKESVFGYVGFLRSRIVPVLLDAAIRHDQLEKLIDLYQPAFVWAHSSHPFLSESMESTFTHAHYTLFRHPTPADHALNAELALLVTTSGSTGSPKFVRLSSNNLFSNAESIAEYLHITSDDRPITTLPMHYSYGLSILNSHLIRGATIILTDASIVTKDFWQLCKEQRATTFGGVPFVYEMLDKLKFDKMELPHLRTLTQAGGKMKPELACKFAEICQSKGIEFISMYGQTETTARMSYLPHEKQFDKPGSIGRAIPGGELTLQDEEGNEISDPHINGELIYRGPNVSLGYAESIEDLASGDDNHGMLRTGDIAYRDEDGDFFITGRLKRIIKLYGTRISLDEIERLLYDHGHDCVCTGNDDELIIYTVKDDTDAIQKTMKEHLHVKGFTIRKRDELPRNAYGKILYSELR; this is encoded by the coding sequence TTGACTTTAGCAATGACTGATTTTAAGACGCTGGAGGCATTCAGTGACCGGATTGCCTTGCATGCAGAGCGGGACTATTCTTACTCAGATATGATCGGGATCGCGGACACGATCGCGGATGCCGTCGGAAAGCGCACACTAGTCTTTATTCTCTGCGCGAACAATAAAGAGTCCGTGTTTGGCTACGTCGGGTTTCTTCGTAGCCGGATCGTTCCGGTGTTACTGGATGCAGCGATCAGGCATGATCAGCTCGAGAAACTGATCGATCTCTATCAGCCTGCGTTCGTCTGGGCACACAGTTCGCATCCATTTCTAAGCGAATCGATGGAAAGCACATTCACGCATGCGCATTATACTTTGTTTCGTCATCCGACACCTGCAGATCACGCTCTGAACGCGGAACTGGCTTTGCTCGTTACGACGTCCGGCAGCACGGGGAGTCCAAAGTTTGTGCGCTTAAGTAGCAATAATTTGTTCAGTAATGCGGAGTCCATTGCGGAGTACCTTCATATTACATCAGATGACCGGCCGATCACGACTTTGCCGATGCACTATTCATATGGGCTGTCGATCTTGAACAGTCATTTGATACGAGGTGCGACGATCATTTTGACGGACGCATCGATTGTCACAAAAGACTTTTGGCAACTTTGCAAAGAACAGCGTGCCACGACATTCGGCGGTGTGCCGTTTGTCTATGAGATGCTTGACAAGTTAAAATTCGATAAGATGGAGCTCCCTCACTTGCGAACACTCACACAAGCTGGCGGCAAGATGAAGCCCGAGCTCGCCTGCAAATTTGCTGAAATCTGTCAGTCAAAAGGCATCGAGTTCATCTCTATGTATGGGCAAACGGAAACCACAGCCCGTATGAGTTATCTTCCGCACGAGAAACAATTCGATAAACCAGGTAGCATCGGCAGGGCCATTCCAGGAGGGGAACTGACCCTGCAGGATGAAGAGGGGAACGAGATCAGTGATCCTCACATCAACGGCGAACTGATCTATAGAGGCCCGAACGTGTCACTTGGTTACGCGGAATCGATCGAAGATTTGGCAAGTGGTGATGACAATCACGGTATGCTTCGGACTGGGGACATTGCGTACCGGGACGAAGACGGTGATTTTTTCATCACCGGGCGCTTGAAACGAATCATCAAACTGTACGGCACACGCATCAGTCTTGATGAGATTGAACGCTTGCTATATGACCACGGCCACGACTGTGTCTGCACTGGGAACGATGATGAACTCATCATTTATACGGTGAAAGATGACACGGACGCGATACAAAAAACAATGAAAGAACATCTACACGTAAAAGGCTTTACTATTCGAAAACGAGACGAACTGCCACGCAACGCGTATGGAAAGATCCTCTATTCGGAGTTACGTTGA
- a CDS encoding type 1 glutamine amidotransferase family protein codes for MQTKKAYLYVFDTMSDWEYGYLIAELNSGRYFKKDLAPLKVITVGANKDMITTMGGLCIKPDMSLDECTFGKDDLVILPGGTTWSEDIHQPVLERIGRALEIGTIVAAICGAVDALANRGYLDTRKHTSNNLEYTKMVSPHYKGETFYESGAAVADTNLITASGIAPLEFAIEVLKKIEVFTPDAIHSWYNLNKTNEPEYFYELMNGK; via the coding sequence ATGCAAACGAAAAAAGCTTATTTATATGTATTTGATACAATGTCGGACTGGGAATATGGCTATTTAATCGCGGAACTCAACTCAGGAAGGTATTTTAAAAAGGATCTAGCACCTTTAAAAGTGATCACAGTAGGAGCGAATAAAGACATGATTACCACGATGGGAGGACTTTGCATAAAACCGGATATGTCCCTTGATGAATGTACGTTTGGAAAAGATGATCTTGTCATTTTACCGGGAGGGACTACGTGGAGTGAAGACATTCACCAGCCTGTCCTGGAAAGAATCGGCCGCGCTTTAGAGATCGGCACCATTGTTGCGGCAATTTGTGGCGCTGTTGATGCCCTCGCAAATAGAGGATACTTAGATACCAGAAAGCACACAAGCAACAACTTGGAATACACCAAAATGGTAAGCCCTCACTATAAAGGCGAGACCTTTTATGAATCGGGAGCTGCCGTCGCTGATACAAACTTAATCACCGCATCAGGAATCGCCCCGCTGGAATTTGCCATAGAAGTACTGAAAAAAATAGAAGTATTTACACCAGACGCTATACATTCATGGTATAACCTGAATAAGACAAATGAGCCTGAATACTTTTATGAGTTGATGAACGGTAAGTGA
- a CDS encoding acyl carrier protein, with amino-acid sequence MNNIQKYNQAFINILEIDKTQVNEGLALGVTREWDSIAHIGLISEMEELFDVSIDYDVLTEFNTYEAGMKLLEGLGVDFSND; translated from the coding sequence ATGAATAACATTCAAAAATATAACCAGGCTTTTATAAATATACTGGAAATCGACAAAACACAAGTAAATGAGGGGCTGGCGCTTGGCGTCACGCGTGAATGGGATTCCATTGCGCACATAGGCCTGATCTCCGAGATGGAGGAACTGTTTGATGTGTCGATCGACTATGACGTGCTCACGGAATTTAATACCTATGAAGCGGGTATGAAGCTTCTTGAGGGTCTTGGCGTTGACTTTAGCAATGACTGA
- a CDS encoding aminoglycoside phosphotransferase family protein, translated as MSEALLKQIPLISNYKEAVEIKKGFSSDEKYVIHMPNGNDKFLLRMFDVEELESKRTEFFILKRMQDYDVTCSQPVAIGEAGNRGYMVTSYIEGEDAGDVMPTYSNQEQYSIGFEAGRELKKMHQFAAPSHIPSWYSRKVEKHRKYIDAYLACGVKIKNDHKIMSFIDENIHLMKSRPNLFQHDDFCPGNIIVNDQKFAGVIDFNRYDWGDPIHEFLKIGIFTREISVPFSIGQIRGYFDDKEPDEDFWRLYSLYLAMCVFSTVVWTLNTIPDNMDEMLDKVYTFLEDHDDFSRLKPKWYE; from the coding sequence TTGAGTGAAGCATTATTAAAACAGATCCCTTTAATAAGTAATTACAAAGAAGCTGTTGAAATTAAAAAAGGATTTTCCTCAGATGAAAAATACGTGATACATATGCCGAATGGTAACGATAAGTTCTTGCTTCGGATGTTTGATGTAGAAGAGTTGGAATCAAAGAGGACGGAATTCTTTATCTTAAAAAGGATGCAGGATTATGACGTTACTTGCTCACAGCCGGTGGCGATTGGTGAGGCGGGAAATCGGGGGTATATGGTTACATCGTACATAGAGGGTGAGGATGCTGGGGATGTCATGCCAACATACTCGAACCAGGAACAATACAGTATTGGTTTTGAAGCGGGAAGAGAATTAAAGAAAATGCATCAATTTGCTGCTCCAAGCCATATCCCTTCGTGGTATTCAAGGAAGGTCGAAAAGCATCGGAAGTATATAGATGCTTACTTAGCTTGTGGGGTAAAGATAAAAAATGATCATAAAATCATGAGTTTCATTGACGAAAATATCCATCTCATGAAATCACGACCGAATTTGTTTCAACATGATGATTTTTGTCCTGGAAACATCATTGTGAATGATCAAAAATTTGCAGGAGTGATAGACTTTAACCGATATGATTGGGGAGATCCTATTCATGAATTTCTGAAGATAGGAATTTTCACGCGCGAAATAAGCGTTCCTTTTTCAATCGGTCAAATCAGAGGTTACTTTGATGATAAGGAGCCAGACGAAGATTTTTGGAGGTTGTATTCACTTTACTTAGCAATGTGCGTTTTCTCAACAGTAGTCTGGACATTAAATACCATTCCAGACAATATGGATGAGATGTTAGATAAAGTTTATACCTTTTTAGAAGACCATGATGATTTCAGTAGATTGAAGCCTAAGTGGTATGAATAA
- a CDS encoding helix-turn-helix transcriptional regulator, producing the protein MPKIDNMLAILWMLRSGEKVTAQQISERLEMNIRTVYRYIDTISTSGVPIVSEPGHNGGYSLLDHFVEAPLFFDAEEQTSLFHAAVFAEEAGYYGGEALNRAISKLSNYSNQVQETKVNQHVASLEVISRSRSFSVEPFLKELEQAVADGYSVNMVYHKNGSKQLDDRLVDPYRMIYWNHKWYVIGFCHLRNDIRSFRVDRIESLTPTENTFSRPEHFSARDFFTRNLLPATDDKDGVISFVISGDRRVLDDICEHWFLGHYVKERTSNQAVFLLEEDVLHTYVPYLLLPYNQSIKVVEPVSLKKRMVEVLKELIKFHEV; encoded by the coding sequence ATGCCCAAAATTGACAACATGTTAGCAATTCTATGGATGCTTCGTTCAGGTGAAAAGGTGACGGCGCAACAGATTTCAGAGAGGTTAGAGATGAATATCAGGACGGTGTATCGTTATATTGATACGATTTCAACGAGTGGGGTACCGATCGTGTCAGAACCGGGACATAATGGTGGATACAGTTTATTGGATCATTTTGTTGAGGCGCCTTTATTTTTTGATGCTGAGGAGCAAACGTCACTGTTTCACGCTGCTGTTTTTGCAGAAGAAGCCGGGTATTATGGTGGTGAGGCGCTGAATAGGGCGATTTCAAAACTGAGTAATTACTCGAATCAAGTGCAGGAAACGAAGGTGAACCAGCATGTCGCGAGTCTTGAAGTCATCAGTCGCTCACGCTCATTTTCTGTGGAGCCTTTTTTGAAGGAGCTGGAGCAGGCGGTTGCTGACGGTTACTCAGTAAACATGGTTTACCATAAAAACGGATCAAAGCAGTTGGATGATAGACTGGTCGATCCGTACAGAATGATCTATTGGAATCATAAGTGGTATGTGATTGGATTTTGTCATCTCAGAAATGATATTCGTAGTTTTAGAGTAGATCGAATTGAAAGTCTCACGCCAACCGAAAATACATTTAGCCGGCCCGAACATTTTTCAGCACGGGACTTTTTTACAAGAAATCTTCTTCCAGCTACAGATGATAAGGATGGGGTTATTTCTTTTGTGATCAGTGGGGATCGGCGTGTACTGGATGATATTTGCGAGCATTGGTTTTTGGGGCATTATGTAAAAGAGCGCACTTCCAATCAAGCTGTTTTCCTTCTTGAAGAAGATGTACTCCATACTTATGTGCCTTATTTGCTTTTACCGTACAATCAATCGATTAAAGTAGTAGAGCCGGTCAGTCTTAAGAAAAGAATGGTTGAAGTTCTGAAGGAATTAATCAAATTTCATGAAGTATGA
- a CDS encoding EcsC family protein, with protein sequence MAKNKPKELTHEAIMTALDWSYDKAINGGIPGMDTATEVADSYLKKKGTLDEKVKSLIRWQNTKSATSGFLAGLGGIILMPVSIPANIASVILVQIRMVAAIAHMGGYDLKDDQVKSFVYVCLAGTGAKDILKSTGIQIGKKLAVSGIKKIPFEIIKKINHAVGFKLLTKFGEKGVINLGKMVPLAGGVIGGTVDAVSTNIIGKVAHNVFIENSEMDHDQDIIIMS encoded by the coding sequence ATGGCTAAAAATAAACCAAAAGAATTGACGCATGAAGCAATAATGACAGCTCTAGATTGGTCTTATGATAAGGCGATCAATGGCGGAATACCAGGTATGGATACAGCTACAGAGGTAGCTGATAGTTACTTAAAGAAAAAGGGCACACTTGATGAAAAGGTAAAGAGTTTAATCCGTTGGCAGAATACGAAAAGTGCTACTAGTGGATTTTTAGCTGGGCTGGGAGGGATTATTCTTATGCCAGTTTCAATTCCGGCCAATATAGCAAGTGTGATTTTAGTGCAGATAAGAATGGTTGCTGCTATCGCGCATATGGGTGGATATGATCTGAAAGATGATCAAGTTAAGTCGTTTGTATACGTGTGTTTAGCGGGAACCGGCGCAAAAGATATCCTCAAAAGCACCGGTATTCAAATAGGTAAAAAACTTGCGGTTAGCGGGATTAAGAAGATTCCATTTGAGATTATTAAAAAAATCAATCATGCAGTAGGATTCAAACTGTTAACAAAATTCGGAGAGAAAGGCGTTATCAATCTCGGAAAGATGGTTCCTCTAGCAGGAGGGGTGATCGGTGGAACTGTCGATGCTGTCTCAACAAACATCATTGGTAAAGTTGCTCATAATGTTTTCATAGAGAATTCAGAAATGGATCATGATCAGGACATTATAATTATGAGTTAG
- a CDS encoding sigma-70 family RNA polymerase sigma factor, which translates to MEQTSSINKDFIDEARKLRNDFAEIVSVYSTDLWNYCKYVTGSPWDGEDLYQETMIKSFGLLPQRWSDITDKKYYLFRIATNTWLDQCRKLKREVGSLDEVPEQSVDFSDRLFLEEILTSLESNLTPKQTTAFLLLDIFQFSAEEVAGIVQSTPGGVYSAVQRARRKIASLDFSKTESGVTSQGQNETVQAYLEAFNNGDLNSMLSLFSENAQNEAFFGFQEFSKKEMLKGSLKFGLPGHTAQEFILWGKPVIIVLADGDQGREIHDIQMQEIENGKIVSHKSYFFRKEFILAAAEELGMKAQLIKPPVNWN; encoded by the coding sequence ATGGAGCAAACAAGCAGCATTAACAAGGATTTTATAGATGAAGCTCGAAAATTAAGAAATGACTTTGCAGAGATCGTGTCAGTTTATTCCACAGATCTTTGGAATTATTGTAAATACGTCACTGGTTCGCCTTGGGATGGAGAAGATCTTTATCAAGAAACGATGATAAAATCTTTTGGATTACTTCCTCAAAGGTGGAGTGATATCACGGACAAGAAGTACTACCTGTTCAGAATTGCCACAAATACGTGGCTTGATCAGTGCAGAAAATTAAAGCGTGAAGTAGGGTCTTTAGATGAAGTACCTGAACAAAGTGTTGATTTTTCAGATCGTCTATTTCTGGAAGAAATCCTAACATCGTTGGAATCGAATTTGACGCCTAAACAAACAACTGCATTCCTACTATTAGATATTTTCCAATTTAGCGCAGAAGAAGTAGCCGGTATTGTTCAAAGTACGCCAGGAGGTGTCTATTCAGCTGTGCAACGTGCGAGAAGAAAAATAGCTTCTTTAGACTTTTCGAAAACTGAATCCGGTGTAACGTCACAAGGTCAAAACGAAACGGTTCAAGCATACTTAGAAGCCTTTAATAATGGAGATTTAAATAGCATGTTAAGTTTGTTTAGTGAAAACGCACAAAACGAAGCATTCTTTGGCTTCCAGGAATTTTCTAAGAAAGAAATGCTTAAAGGGTCTCTAAAATTCGGATTGCCTGGCCATACCGCTCAAGAATTTATCCTTTGGGGTAAACCCGTTATCATTGTTTTAGCTGATGGTGATCAGGGGCGCGAAATACATGACATACAAATGCAGGAAATAGAAAATGGAAAAATAGTAAGCCATAAAAGTTACTTTTTCAGAAAAGAATTTATCTTAGCTGCGGCCGAAGAGCTCGGCATGAAAGCACAGTTAATAAAACCACCAGTGAACTGGAACTAA
- a CDS encoding phosphotransferase family protein yields MKNNLIKSIQLVYSDLPIEDYYVNEIGQNNDVLIVNNSLVFRFPKYKNGITQLKRETVILNYIKDTVSTPVPIPIYQSFADLEPGKVFTGYHLIDGVPLWRDSLDGIKSDELVSVIAAQLVSFLKELHSITEDKASKDLNLKARHPREQMHSLHNKIQSKLFSYIRKSAQEEISHSFETVLNGKAFSNLDNTLIHGDFGAANILWNPETNRISGIIDFGGSGIGDPAYDFAGILSSYGEDFFNMCMNLYPNGEEISERVRFYKSTFALQEALHGVENDDKEAFENGIKDYR; encoded by the coding sequence ATGAAAAATAATCTTATAAAAAGCATTCAATTGGTTTATTCTGATCTTCCCATTGAAGACTATTATGTTAATGAAATTGGACAGAATAACGATGTGTTGATTGTAAACAATTCATTGGTTTTTAGATTTCCGAAATATAAAAATGGAATCACTCAATTAAAAAGAGAAACAGTAATTTTGAATTATATTAAAGATACTGTCTCTACTCCTGTTCCGATCCCTATTTATCAATCTTTTGCAGATTTAGAACCAGGCAAGGTTTTTACCGGCTATCATCTTATAGATGGAGTCCCTTTATGGAGAGATAGTTTGGATGGTATTAAGAGTGATGAATTAGTTAGTGTAATAGCAGCTCAACTTGTTTCATTTCTTAAAGAACTTCACTCTATAACAGAAGACAAAGCAAGTAAAGATTTGAATTTAAAGGCTCGCCATCCGCGAGAACAAATGCATAGCTTGCATAATAAGATTCAAAGTAAACTGTTTTCTTATATCAGAAAAAGCGCTCAAGAAGAAATCTCACACTCTTTTGAAACGGTCCTAAATGGGAAAGCATTTTCGAATTTAGATAATACCCTTATACACGGAGATTTCGGAGCTGCTAATATTTTATGGAATCCGGAAACAAACAGGATATCAGGGATCATTGATTTTGGTGGTTCTGGCATAGGAGACCCTGCGTATGATTTCGCCGGAATACTCTCCAGCTATGGTGAAGACTTTTTTAATATGTGTATGAATCTATATCCCAACGGTGAAGAAATATCAGAACGAGTTAGATTTTATAAAAGTACATTCGCTCTACAAGAAGCATTGCATGGAGTGGAGAATGATGACAAAGAGGCTTTTGAAAATGGAATTAAAGATTATAGATAG
- a CDS encoding DEAD/DEAH box helicase, with amino-acid sequence MSLESKLEELTAENKRLKKQLEQYRFILEQHNLLPKEDHKSQPPSNEINKNEVIRRRLQIYMSLFRGRDDVFAHRWTSGEQAGYAPVKNQDGSFAPLSEEVLYRHLSGEKTVGLYPLVTDNSCYVLIFDFDKKNWMDDVSAFGQACARFQIQCSFEISRSGEGCHVWLFFSEKVPATIARQLGERMLTEAAFIRGTKKLKSFDRMFPTQDHLTENGLGNLIALPLQGEKRRLGCTVFVDQNFQIIKDQWGHLENVRRYTCDEIQKFVDDVVEGKVKNEGHGQNEAVLREGIFIPKSMLNAATAEKLTNMCTVKNPEYFKAKAQRFSTDRIPSQIKAYSESTNAFVFPRGKVEDVIAELGDGNVLKDLRHYGEKLDVDFLASLFPQQQEALDHLKARNCGVLSATTGFGKTVVASALIAERKVNTLILVHRNQLIQQWKGALTSFLSVDADQIGQIGGGKNKPTGQIDIATIQSIRNKELPHQYGQVIVDECHHISAYSFEEILKKLRSAYVHGLTATPVRKDGLHPLMYMQCGHVVYKVDAKDQAEIRQFHHLIHPRMTNFKSRADTTDIQDIYNQLIHDEKRNEMIFNDILKALDQKRNPLVLTERIEHLQILVEKLKHFTKNMIILTGALSKKELQVQFQKLASIPDHEERIILATGKYIGEGFDNPRLDTIFLTMPVSWKGTLAQYVGRLHRAYEGKESVEVYDYVDRNEKALMEKYEKRLKGYKSLGYSTVEEAKKEKKQMKLF; translated from the coding sequence ATGTCCTTAGAAAGCAAACTCGAGGAACTAACTGCTGAAAATAAACGTTTAAAGAAACAACTTGAGCAATATCGCTTCATCCTGGAGCAACACAATCTTCTCCCAAAAGAAGATCATAAATCTCAGCCACCATCTAATGAAATCAACAAGAATGAGGTTATTCGCAGGAGACTTCAAATTTACATGTCCCTATTCAGAGGAAGAGATGACGTGTTTGCTCATAGATGGACTTCTGGGGAGCAGGCTGGTTATGCGCCGGTGAAGAATCAGGATGGTTCGTTTGCGCCTTTGAGTGAAGAGGTTCTTTATCGGCATTTGTCAGGGGAAAAGACGGTTGGATTGTATCCATTGGTTACAGATAACAGCTGCTATGTACTTATTTTTGATTTTGATAAGAAGAACTGGATGGATGATGTTTCTGCGTTTGGTCAGGCTTGTGCACGTTTTCAAATTCAATGCTCTTTTGAAATTTCCCGATCTGGTGAAGGGTGTCACGTGTGGTTGTTTTTCTCTGAGAAGGTTCCTGCAACAATTGCTCGTCAGTTAGGAGAACGGATGTTAACAGAAGCAGCTTTTATCAGAGGGACGAAGAAATTGAAGTCATTTGACCGTATGTTTCCAACTCAGGATCATTTAACGGAAAATGGTCTCGGGAATTTAATTGCATTGCCTCTGCAGGGTGAGAAACGAAGATTGGGATGCACCGTGTTTGTGGATCAGAACTTTCAAATCATAAAAGATCAGTGGGGACATCTTGAGAACGTTCGACGATATACATGTGATGAGATTCAAAAGTTTGTTGATGACGTGGTTGAAGGTAAAGTGAAAAATGAAGGTCATGGGCAAAATGAAGCCGTGTTGAGAGAAGGGATTTTCATTCCTAAAAGCATGCTCAATGCAGCGACTGCCGAAAAGTTGACTAATATGTGCACCGTTAAGAATCCGGAATATTTTAAGGCAAAAGCACAACGGTTTTCAACCGACAGGATCCCTTCACAAATCAAAGCTTACTCAGAAAGTACCAACGCATTTGTTTTTCCAAGAGGGAAAGTGGAAGATGTAATAGCGGAGCTTGGTGATGGGAATGTCTTAAAGGATTTACGGCATTATGGAGAAAAATTAGACGTGGATTTTCTGGCCAGTTTATTCCCGCAGCAGCAGGAAGCTTTGGATCATTTAAAAGCAAGGAACTGTGGCGTGCTTTCTGCAACAACAGGGTTTGGTAAAACGGTAGTTGCTTCAGCTCTGATTGCAGAACGGAAAGTAAACACGTTGATCCTGGTACACAGAAATCAACTCATTCAACAATGGAAAGGAGCTCTTACTTCTTTTCTATCAGTAGATGCTGATCAGATAGGACAAATAGGAGGCGGGAAGAATAAGCCCACAGGTCAAATCGATATTGCCACAATACAGAGTATCAGAAACAAAGAGCTGCCGCATCAGTATGGTCAGGTCATTGTCGATGAGTGCCACCATATCTCCGCCTATTCATTTGAGGAAATCCTGAAGAAGCTCAGAAGTGCATACGTACATGGGCTGACGGCTACACCTGTCAGGAAGGATGGACTTCATCCTCTGATGTATATGCAATGCGGTCATGTTGTTTACAAAGTAGATGCGAAAGATCAGGCAGAAATCAGACAGTTCCATCATCTGATCCATCCAAGAATGACAAATTTTAAAAGCAGGGCAGACACTACAGATATTCAGGATATCTATAACCAGTTGATACATGATGAAAAGCGTAATGAAATGATCTTTAATGACATATTAAAGGCGCTGGATCAAAAGAGAAATCCTCTTGTATTAACGGAACGCATTGAACACCTTCAGATACTCGTTGAAAAACTTAAGCATTTTACAAAGAATATGATCATCCTGACTGGCGCATTAAGCAAAAAAGAACTGCAGGTCCAGTTCCAGAAGCTCGCCTCTATTCCTGATCATGAAGAGAGAATTATTCTTGCGACAGGTAAGTATATAGGAGAAGGCTTCGACAACCCAAGACTCGATACCATCTTCCTGACCATGCCCGTCTCCTGGAAAGGCACCCTCGCACAATATGTCGGCCGTCTTCACAGAGCCTATGAAGGGAAAGAATCTGTCGAAGTATATGATTACGTTGACCGGAACGAAAAAGCGTTAATGGAGAAGTACGAGAAGCGGTTGAAGGGATATAAATCACTTGGTTATTCTACCGTGGAGGAAGCGAAGAAAGAAAAGAAACAAATGAAGTTGTTTTGA